ACGAGATAATAACCCTCAATATGTTTTAAACCATCATAGACAAGTTCGTAATGCTCTGAATATAGAAGATGAACTTTCTCTCTTTGTTTTGGCAAAACTAGCATCCTTTTATATTGATTTAGATTCTGAAGAAGTAAGAATCAAATACAACATCAACCCAGAAGACCAAGTGACCGGAATGGAGATTGATGATAATGTGGAATACCTTTTAAACATTGCTTATGGAAAAGAAGGTGGTTCTAAATTTGCGGAAGGATATTACCAAAGAGCTCGGTTCTATTTCAAAAAAGAAGAAGCGGCACGTGCCCTCAAACAATTGGAATTGGCATCAACTTACGATATCCGCCATTACTTAGCTGTATTACTTATGGCTGAGTATTATATCCAAACAGAAAATTATGATGAAGCTGTAAAACTCCTCAGAGAAGCGGACGACCGTTATCAAAATTATAGAGAAAGGCTTGGTGAAAGAGATGAGGATGAAACCTTACTCGAAGGAAGTCCTGGAAGGATTTCGTTTAACTTAGGAAAAATCCAATTTTTGGAAGCGGCTGGGATTAACGTAACAGACAATATACGAGAGTTTCCTGGTAAAAAAATCTATCCAGAACGTAGTATTGGAACTCTTTCTTATGAAGAGAAAGAAAGAAGAAATGGTCTTTTTATGGCTCGCGAATCCTTCTTAGCTGCCTTGGATCGTGATATTTCAAAAGATCCAAAGATAGTCAGAGAATGTTATTATTACTTAGGTTGGATTGATTATAACCATGGAGACTTTGCGCAAACTTTGGATTTTTGGGCAGAACTTCCGGAAGAAGATATTTATAATAACGCAACCTTACTTTTTGGAAAAGGAAATGCCTTTTACTATACAAGACAGTACAATGCTGCCCTTGGCAACTATCTGAAGTTAAAAGATGATTTTGAGCTGAAAGAACAAAGTTTGGGAAGAATCGATACAGAAAATTCGGATCATAGAGAAGTGTATGAAACCCTCACAGCCCTTTATAACAATATTGGGGCAGTGTATGAGAAAAAACAAGATACTATCAATGCTCTTAAATACTATTGGAAAGCCATGGAGACGGCACGCAAAATTGGTTCTGTAAGCGAAATTGCAAACTCTAACAAAGATTTGGTGTTCGTTCGGGCCAAACTCGACCGTGAACCATTGTTAGAAGATTGGTTAGCTCCAACACTCGACCGGTTGACCGAAATCAAAAAATAGATCGAATTTAGTGTTTGCGGAATCTTTCGCGAATCCCGAGAAGAAAGAAATAGAAAGTTTCCCACATTCTTTGGATTCGGTAAGGTCTTGCGAGGATTCGCCAAAACCAAATCAGTCCTCTTTCTTTGAACCACTCAGGGGCTTTTTTGTCAGCACCAGATAACATATCTAAGGCGCCACCCACACCGATCACAACTGCTTTGCCAAAATAACCAGTATTGTTTTCGATCCAAATTTCTTGGTCAGGAAAATCCATCGCGAGGAAGATGATATCGGGTCCTGTTTTTCGGATGGCTTCTTTGACTCGCATCTCTCGTTGCCGGTCCAGATGACCTGCATGCCTTCCAACGATACGAACTTTTGGAAAGTGTCTTGTGAGGTTAAAATAAATTCGTTCTACAATTTCGTCTTTTGCCCCAAAGATAAAGGCGGTGAATTCTTTGAGTTCTGCCAGACGAATGAGATCCATCATGACGGCAATGGGAGTGACTCTTTCTTTGAGTCTTCCCGAAGTCATCCATCCAATTCCAGCTCCTTCGACCAGAATGGTTCCGGCTTTTTCTGCAATCCGGTGGAGTGATTTTTTCGGACGCATCCGCATGAGTTTGATCGGATCTAAAAATAAAACGTGGTGCATGCCTTCTTTTTTCTCAAGCACGCGGAAGAGTTTAGCAATGGCTTCGTCTGTAGTGACGTTGTCGATGGGAATTCCCAAAACATTCAGAGTTTCCAGCTTGGAAACATCGATATTTTGGTATTCTAGTAGTATATCCCTCTCATCTTTTGAGGAATTGTGAACGATTTCGCTCAGTTGCTTCATTTAGCCGGGCTTTCCTTTCCTATCTAAAACATTATGTCCAGTATCCTCTATTGTCGCCTCTAAATTTTTAAAAACTACCGTTTTTTCACTTGGATTGGAATCGAAAGAACGAGAAAAAGTATCAAAATGTTTCGAAGCCATCTTTTCCCAATATTGATTCTCCTATTTCTCTCAAGCGCAAGTTATGCGGAAAAACTTTCCATTTATGGAACTATACAAAATGGTACAACCGGTGGACTTGGTAAGGCAGATTCGATTCGAATGTTGGCTTTGCAAGGTGCGATGGTTCCTTTAGCAGACATCGGTCCACAATCGGGTAAATTTCGTTTTCCCGAAACGGATTTGCCCGAAGGAGCACCCATCCTTTTGCAGATTCAATACCAAGGCGTAAATTATAATAAAATGATTCCGCCAACTACCAAGTTTCGTACATCTCCGCAAGAAGTAACAGTGTTTGATACGGGGGCCGATCGCAAACAAGTCGCCGTAAAGAGCTTAATGCAAGTTATGCGAGAAAAAAAAGGCCTTCGCGTTTTTAAACTATTTCTAATTGATAACTCGAGTAAACCTCCCAGATCCTATGATTCCAAATTATCTCCTTTAGAATATTCTGTTGCTAAAGAAGCTACAGAGATCCTGGCACAAATCCAACAGCCAGGAAGTAAAATGGCCATTCCTTTAGGAATTCCGGAAGGAACTAATGGAGGAAGGATTTTGGATCGGGCAATCCTACCTGGTGTATCGGAGATGCAAATCTCCTATTTCATCCCAAATAACAATGATACATTCAGCGAACGAATGTTAATTGAATCCGAAAATGGAAAATTTCCCATCTTTGTCAAACCGCAAGATATGGAAATTACCACCGGTGAAAAAACTCCAGTCACCAAACTAGACAAAGATGTTCCGGCTGGCCTGAGTGCTTACGTTCTTAGTTCCTTAGAATTTGGAACTACTGTGGAATTTACATTCTCAGGCGGAAAACCACTTCCTACTATTTCCAACAATCCGAATCCAGAAATTTGGAATGGATCCATACTTACGAGTTGGGACCTTTCCCTTTTTGCAGTCGTGGGTTTTCTTGGATTTTTATTTACGCTCTCATTTATTTTTGTCTATCGAAAACAAATAGAAAGGAAAAACAATCCATGAACCAAAAACAAACAATACGAGATAAATCCTATCTGCGATTCTTTGGCCTCGCCGAACTCGCAGACCATGGAGCAAGAGGGATTTTAGCATTTTGGGTCATTTTAGGAATGGCCTTCTTTTTGTTCGGCGACCAAAACTTGATCGCACCGAATATGAAAAATATTGGTGCTTCTCTTGGAATTACAGATCCAAACGAAGTTGATTGGAAGTTAGGTGGGATCATTCCCGTATTGTTTTTTATTTTGGGTGGAGTGGTTTCCTTATCCATGGGATATCTATCGCAAACATTTTCGCGAAAGAACTTACTACTCGCAACAGTACTTCTCGGTGAAATTCCCTGTTTTCTGACTGCTTATGTTGAAACGTATGATCAGTTTTTGGTTTTGCGTACCCTTTGTGGGTTTGGTCTTGGTGGAATTTTCCCCTTACTCTTTAGTTTGATTGGAGATTATTTTTCTAGTCAGTCGAGAGCGATTGCTACCGGATACGTGTCTTTGGCAATGGGGCTTGGTGTGGGAGTAGGGCAACTCCTCGGTGGAATTTTGGGTGGAGCAGATCCTATTAACGGATGGAGAGCTTCTTTTATTTATATGTCTGCGCCTTCTTTTATATTCGCAGCAATTTATTTATTCTTTTGTAAAGAGCCTAAACGTGGCGGGGCCGAAGGTGTTGTCAGTGATGAACTGTCTCACAAAATTAGTTTAAAAGATTTTAAATTACTCTTTGAAAACAAAACCAACTTAGGAGCCTTTTTACAAGGCCTACCAGGTTGTATTCCTTGGGGAGTCTTCTTTGTTTATTTGGCTGATTATTATGAACACACTTACCACCTTTCCAAAGAAGTTTCTGCTGGTATGATTACCTTTGCCGCGATCGGAATTTTTATTGGAACTTTTTTCGGTGGGGTTCTCGGTCAAATTTTGTATAATATCAAAAAAACCTACCAACCACTTCTCTGTATGGGAACCACATTCTTTGGCGTATTTCCAGCAATCTTACTTTTATATTCCTTTGATATTGTCCCTTTTATGGGGTTATTCATTGCTCTAAATATTTTCACTGGAATTATGATCTCTGTCACTGGGCCGAATGTGCGAGCTGTTTTACTGAATGTAAACGAACCAAAATCAAGAAGTGCGATCTTCTCTATTTATAACCTTACGGATGATTTGGGAAAAGGGCTTGGGCCAGTGATGTCGGCAGTGATTTTAGGTCTGACTCCTGACCGGGGACTTGCTTTATCTATATCAATCCTATTCTGGATTCCTTGTGCTTTCGCATGGTTTCTTGTTTTGTTTAATTACGAAAAAGATGAAGAAAGGATGCATTTGCTTATGAAACAAAATGCATCGGCAACATAATATCTTTACCATTTGGATTGAATGAAGATTAAACACAATTTACTCGACATTGAAGGGACAACGGCACCAATCGCCTTTGTCCATCAGGTTCTTTTTCCTTATGCAAAAAAACATATTGGTAGCTTCTTAAAGACATACCAGTTTTCAAAAGATCGCCAGAAAGAAATCCAATTAGAATTTGAGAAAGATATAACATTAGGTGAAAAAGGTTTTCTGAATCTTTTTGCAAAAGAGGGGACGACACAACAATCGAACACTATCTCTTTTTCTTTGGAACTCATTCCTTCTTACTTTGAATATTTGATAGAGAAGGATCGTAAGTTTGGACCTCTAAAAGAAATCCAAGGGAAAATTTGGAAAGAAGGTTATGAGTCAGGCGAAATCAAAAGTATAGTGTATGAAGATGTGCCTGTTTTTTTAAAAAATGCCAAGGAAGAAGGAATTCAGAATCATGTATATTCTTCTGGTTCCGTAGAAGCACAAATTTTGATTTACCAGTATTCAGAGTTAGGTGATCTTCGAAACTTTTTTACTTCTTATTTTGACACTGCTGTCGGTGGAAAAAGAGAGAAAACAAGTTATGAAAATATTGCAAACGAGTTAAAATCTCCTCCGAACCAAATTCGCTTTTTTACAGATATCATAGAAGAAGCAGAAGCAGCAAATGCAATAGGTATGGATGTTGTGATTTTAAACAGACCAGGAAACCTACCGCAAAAACCGCACCACTTCCCCGTTTGGGATCATTTCTAAGTTAGAATCCAAATACTAAAAGAATAGATTCCAATGAGTATAGGGAATGTGACCTTCCAAAAAGGATTGGCCTCTTTCAGATTCATAAATACAAAACAGATCAACAGAAACTTGATAGCACTCATGAGAATCAAATTCCAATTTCCTGGAATCGTCTGGCCCATTCCAAAAAAGGAAAAGTAAACAATGAACATAAGAACGCTGTAAGTGATGATAATTAATTTCATTTTCTAGTACCTACTGAATCAAATAAAGTGCGGGATAAAGTAATAGCCAAATCAAATCACACATATGCCAAAACACAGCTCCTGCCTCTAAGTTTTCAAAAGATATGGTTTTACGGCTTCCATAGATGAAAAAAAGAATCAGAATTCCCACGACAACATGGAGATAATGAAATCCAGTGAGTAACCAATAATAACTGAAAAAAATACTGGTTTCTAGTCCATAACCTAACATCCATTTCTCTCTAAATTCGTAAAATTTGAGTATTAGAAATGCAAATCCAAATAAGATGGATGCAGATAAGAAGACTGTAAAAAGATTTAAGTTGTTTTTACTTTTATAAAGTACAGCAGTCGCAATACAAAAACCACTCGTAAGTAAAAACACTGTATTCCAAAACGCAAAGGTTTTGTTCAGGTGTGACTGCATAAAAGAAAAAGCTGCAAGATCATTCGACTTTTCATAAACGAGCGAGCCAATCCCCATACAAAATGTAAGTACTTCTACAAGAACAATCATCCAAATCAGGATACCTCCAGGCGGATACCACAAGGATTGATTGGTTTGTATGTTGTTTTGATTCATCGTATTCTCCAAGACCTCTAAATATTTCCAAATAAGTGAATATTCAATATATATAATTTAATAAGAAAATTCTCTTTCGTTGACTAACTCTTAGGGATTTCCTATTCATAGGACAACCTGTATTCGAAAACTCTCTGTGAACGTAGTTCTTATTATATTAGATTGATTCTAGTTAGCAATTAATCTCCAATCATGATTCAAATGTCAATGATATTAGAAAAATTCAAATTCGTACTTGATATAAATCAATGCCGAAACTAAAATCTGCTCTTACAATTCTAAAAATTGAAAATAGGAGGCAAGGATGCTATCAAAATCGCAAGCTAGGGCGTTCTTTTTGGGAGGCACTTTCTTGTTCAGTGCTGTCTTTGTGTTTCTCACTGTGGATACCTTGCGACAAACTGATTCCCGAACCAATGCACAAAACATCACAGAGGATGTTTTAAAGGGTAAAGAAATTTGGGAAAAAAACAATTGTATGGGTTGTCATACACTGTTAGGTGAAGGAGCGTATTATGCACCGGATCTGACTAAGGTTGTCGAAAGACGAGGAGCCACTTGGATCGATGTATTTTTAGACGATCCACAGGCGATGTTTCCTGGAGAACGAAAAATGGTGAAGTACAACTTTACTAAGGAAGAAAAAGGACAGGTCATTGCCTTTTTGGATTGGGTAGGTAAGATCGATGCCAACGGCTGGCCTCCAAAACCAAATATTCCCATTGATTCGATTGCGACTTCTCCTGCCCCGCAGGTCAAAACCAATGCAGTTGCTGTGTCTCAACCAGAAAAGTTTTCTCAACTTTGTGTCGCCTGTCATACGGTAGGTGGAAAGGGGGGAAATGTTGGGCCAGCACTTGATCACGTAGGTAGTAAATTTGATTCTGATTATCTCAATCGTTGGTTATCAGATCCTCAGGCCATCAAACCGGGAACAAATATGCCTAAGTTGCCGTTAACTGATCCAGAAAGAAAAGATATCGTTACCTATCTTTCTGCATTGAAATAAGGAGAAACAATGAGATTCCAATCACAAAAGGTCGCATATTGGTTCTTTGCAACTTGTATGTTACTCTTATCTTTACAAATCGTATATGGTTTCATTATGGGTTTTGCTCGTATCGGCCTGGATGGACTACATGATTATATTCCATTCAATACCGCGCGTGCTACACATACAAATTTACTCGTAGTATGGTTGTTAACCGGTTTTATGGGCGCAGCTTATTACATCATTCCCGAAGAATCAGACAGAGAGTTGTATAGTGTCAAACTCGCTTACATCCAACTCATTTCTTGGGTGGTTGTTGGAGTGATTGCCATTATAGGATTTCACTTCAACTGGTGGGAGGGACGTAAATTTTTAGAAATCCCAAGGCCACTTGACTATTTGGTTGTTGTGAATGTTTTAACATTTTTGTTTAACATTGCTATGACTATTTGGGAAGCCAAAAAAAGAAGTACAACACAACTTGTTCTTTTCTTTGGTTTATTATGTGCCGCCTTACTCTACTTACCTGGTATGATTTACTTCGACAACCAAACGATTGATTCTTACTTTCGCTGGTGGGTAGTACATCTTTGGGTAGAGGGAGTATGGGAACTTATTATGGGTGGTATCCTTTCTTTTTTACTCATCAAACTCACGGGAGTGGATAGAGAAGTGATCGAGAAATGGCTTTATGTAGTTGTGGGTTTGACTTTCCTTTCTGGAATTTTGGGAACGGGTCACCACTACTATTGGATCGGAACCCCTAAGTATTGGCTTATGGTCGGTGGTATCTTTTCTGCTTTAGAACCTCTTGCTTTCCTTGGAATGGCGATCTGGGCACTCAATATGTATCGCAAAAAAGGGAAAAACCATCCGAACAAAATCGCACTCTATTGGACACTGGGAAGTGCTATGATGTCCTTTATTGGCGCTGGTTTTCTAGGTTTTGCTCATACTTGGCCTGCGGTCAACCAATGGACACATGGAACACTCATCACTGCGATGCATGGACACCTTGCTTTCTGGGGCGCTTACGCCATGTTAGTGTTAGCTGTAATTTCTTATGCAATGCCTAACCTTACGGGAAGAAAACTATTTACAGGAATGTCTGGTTATTTAGCATTCTGGGCATCTAATATTGGAATGTTGGGAATGACTGGAGCACTCGCTGTCGCCGGGATCACACAAGTGTATTTAGAACGTAAGTTGGGTATGGACTTTTTGGTTGTTCAAAAGGAAATTATATTCCATTTTATTGGAATGTTACTTGCGGCAACTCTCTTTACCGTTGGGATCACATACTTTATCGTTGATTTCATTCGACATGGCCTTCCATCGAATGAAGCACTCGGTAAGAATGTTGGTGACCTCGATTAATTTATGTTAACTAAGAAAGCACCCTATTACGAACCAATCGGTAAGGAAATAGAAATCTTTCAGATGGCGGCAGAGAATTCTCTGCCGCTTTTGTTGAAAGGCCCTACTGGATCTGGCAAGTCTCGGTTTTTGGAATACATGGCTCACTTAATGGGACGAAGGCTCATCACTATTTTATGCAATGATGAAACTTCCTCAGTCGATTTAGTCGGAAGATTTTTAGTGAAGGGGGCTGATACTGTATGGATGGATGGACCGCTCACAACGGGAGTCAAAGAAGGAGCCATTGTATATTTGGATGAAGTTGCAGAAGCAAGACCAGACACACTCGTGACGATCCATTCTCTAACTGATCATCGTCGCACGTTATTTCTAGAAAGAAAAAATGAAGAAATCGTGGCACACCCCGATTTTTTACTCGTCGCATCTTATAACCCAGGATACCAAAGAGGATTTAAAGAACTAAAACCGTCCACCAAACAACGATTTTTGGGAATGGACTTTCCTTATCCCAAACCTTCTGTTGAAGAAAAAATTATTGTGGGAGAAACTGGGATTAGTGATCCAATCGCCAAAAAATTAGTTCAATTTGCGGGTCTTGTTAGAAACAAGCAAGAGTTAGGTTTGGCGGAAACCGTATCCACGCGGTTGCTTGTTTCTTGTGCAAAATTGATGACAAAAGGGCTTCCCTCGCGCCTCGCAGGAAGAACAGCCATCATCCTTCCGCTTTCTGATGATATAGATACAGTTGCTGCCTTACAAGACAGCTTCGATCTGATTTTTTAGGTTTTCACATTGGAATGGGACCAGTTTGTATTCTACCAAGGTCATAAACTTTGGAAAAAAATTCGTAAAAAACTTACACCACCGAGTCCCTATTATGGATATGATTTAAAATCCGAAGAAGTCAGGATCATTCGCTACTTACAAACTCTAAAAAAAGAACCAGTCACTTTGATTCTTGGGGGAGAATCCATTTCCTTGGGTCAAAACTTTTTGAAATTCCCAGAAGTTGTACATTGGTTCGTATCTGAATCTATTTCAAAAAAATTTGTTCGGATTCTCCTTGCCTATCTTTCTTTTCTTTTTGATTTGCAGCAAGATTTGAAAACTAAAAATGCAGTTCCATCCCGTACTCCAAAAAATTTCTTTAATCAGTTTCGGAAGTTTTTAAAAAAGTTTCCGGGTATCACTCTGGACTGGAAAGAAATCCGAAAGGAACGGTTGGAGATTCGCAAAAAAGACCAAACACAATATACGAAAATTAAATCTATCCTTGTTACTGCCCAAACATCCGTTACTGATACGAAACAAATATTTCCAGCTGGAAAAGACTTTGTATCCCAATCGAATAAACAAAAAATCCAATCGAAAGAATCTAAACAAAAATTGGATCCCAACGAAGCCGAACTTTTAGAAGTCGATGAGAAAAAAATCGAAGAGTATACCTTGGGTCACAATTTTGAAAAAATCGAAACAGTCGAAGAGTTTGATGGGCAATGGAGGGACATTGATGGAGAAGAAGATATGGATGAGGAGGAGGCTTTACAAGAGCTAAACCTAAAACATATCATCCGAACAGAAGATCCAGTTCATACAACACGAACCAGTGAATCGGGATCTGGAACTTTACTTGAAATTGAAGACGTTCGAGATGAGGGAAAAAGTTTTACTTATTCGGAGTGGGATTATAAACTAAAAAACTATAAACCAAACTATTGTTCTGTGGTAGAAGAGTTCCCAAAACAAACTGATGTTGGTTATACAAAACAAGTTTTAGAAAAACAACATTCGTATTTAATCCAATTGAAAAAGAAAATGATGGCTCTCCTAAACCAGACTCGGATCAAAAAACGTTTGGTGGCTGGGGCTGATATTGACTTGGATGCTCTTGTGGATCGGTACGCAGATATCAAAGCTAAAATTAGTCCTTCCGAATCGATTTATATGAATCCCATCCGAGATGTGTCGGATATGGTTTTGTATTTTCTTGTCGATTTAAGTTTATCTACAGACTCATGGATCCAAGAAAAAAGAGTTTTGGATGTCGAGAGGGAAAGCCTCCTCTTGTTTTCCGAATGTTTGGAAGATCTGAAAATTCCCTTTGGGATTGCCGGTTTTTATTCACGGACTCGTAATTATAATCAATTTATCCACGTAAAAAAATTATCGGAACCTTGGATGGTGGCACGTGATCGTTTGGGTCCACTTTCCCCTGTTGGATACACTCGTGTGGGTCCATCTCTTCGTCACGCAAGTTCGATACTAAAGGAGACATCATACAAACAAAAATGGATTATTTTAATCACCGACGCTCGTCCCAATGATTATGATCAATATGAGGGAAAGTATGGAATTGAGGATGTAAATAAAGCGGTCGGAGAATGTTTGTTTAATGGAATTCAAGTTTATACTTTGGCAATAGGAACAGAAGAAAAACCGACGATACCGGCTATGATGAGAAATGCTAGTTATCAAATGTTGTTTCATCCTGAAAGGCTCCTCGATTCTCTCCAAGAGTTTTTTCGAAGAGCCATAAGAGTATAAATCTTTTCTTTAGGAGGGTTTTCCGTCAGGTCTTGGGCTAAATAAAATCTTCGTGTATTGTAAAAGAAATATTAAAAATGTTAGAATCCAAATCGTACCAGACAAATGGTATGCATACTTGTATTCTCCCATCAAAGGAAAGAAGACCCGAACCATCACAGCAAAATTAAAAATGAAATATGCAAATACAGTTAGTCGGGAAGCCACAATACTTCTTCCGGTATGTCCTAAACTCACCCTTGTGATCATTCCATAAATAAAAACTCCGATTCCGCCAACAGTTAAACTATGGATTGCTGAAGAGATAGGGAAGTATCCGAGTTCTGCCAAACTATAAAATAAAAAACCTAAACAAACCCAGAAGTAACCCATGTACAAAATCCATAAGATAGGTTTTTTGTAAGACTTCCAAGGTTTCCAAGAAAGGAATCTTATGCTATTGGTTACAAACAAAGAGAAACTGATTAAAAAAGAAGCAATAAGTATCCCTATAACTAAATTAAAATTTGTAATGTCAATGTTAGTGAAAACATTTGGTGCCAAAAATCCTTGGATGAGTTTGAAAAAATAAAAGACAAAGGGTAAGTAAAGGATAGCCGATTCTAACTTGGGAATTCGTTTGAAGGAATATCCTGGAATCACAACTCCAGAGAAAAAGGGAACAACACGGCCTCCAATGATCAAAATCAAAAATAAGATTACGAAAATACTTAAGTGAACAAATAATAATGTTCGTTCCGGTTGTAAAACCGAACGAGCAGAAAGACCACTTAACAAATGAAATATGGTAAATAGTGCGTAATGGAATACGATCGGCCTGTTGTGTTTTTGTGTAGGCACCATGAGTTTCGGAATTAATAAGTAGATGACCATGAGATCTGAACTAATGTCCAAACCAAAAGATAAATAGGCAGGAAATCCAAGAGGATACATCGAAAATCTACCTAAAGCCCAAAATAGTAGAAGGAAAAATAGATTTTTCCCTTTTAGGATGGTTGAGTTTGTCCAGTTTTGGACAGCAGTAAAAAGGAAGCCGAGTACGATTGCTTTGGAAAAACCAAAGACCATTTCATAGGAATGCCAATGGATGGAGTTAATTTCGATTGGATTGCTTATTGTATTCGAAAGTACTAATAACCACAACCCAATAACAAAAACGCCATAAATAGAACCGAACCAAAAAAAAGGTCGGAAAGCAGTGTTCCACAAACTTTGCTGAAAAAATGAATCCTTCATAGTTCGATACTATTAATAATTAGAATCATTTCATTGATTCAAATCAAGAACTAAGCTAAAATTTTAAGTAAACCTTCTTTGTCCAAAATAGAGATTTCTCCCTTTTGGGTATCAATGAGACCTTGGTCCTTGAGTTGTTTGAGGATTCTAGAAAATGTTTCTGGTCTGAGATACAGAAGAGACGCCATTTGTGTTTGTTTCAAGGCTAGTGAGTCGGGTGTCCCGTAGAATAAAAAATGAGCCACCCTTTGCATGGCATCCATCGTAAGGCCACGGTTGATTGCCAAATTTAAGGTTTCAATTTTGTTCATGAGCGAATGCATTAAAATATGATTGAGTTCTATATTTTTATGAATGCGGGTCTGTACTTCTGTTAATGGCATCCGTAAGATAGTGCTATTTTTAGTGAACCGTCCAGAAGCGGGGTAAGGAATGCCTTGGATGACTGCCCACTCGGCAATGATACTCACAGGACGAAAGAAAGTTAAAGTTACTTCATTCATGTTTCCATCATATTTGAAAACTTGTAAGTCCCCCGTGACAAGTAAATCCATATAGGCAACTTTATCACCGCCGTGAAATAAAAATTCATCCTTAGAGAAAGATAATTCCTGGCATCCTTCAAATGCTTTCATTAATGATTCAGGATTTGGCTGTGTAAGGTACTTTATAATCATGAAATTCTGAAATTATTTTTTCTTTTTAAAGTTTGGAATTTTAATTTCAGTTTCTTTTAGAAATTTCCAAATCCGTTTTAGAGTTACTTTCCAATCTTCCTTTTGTGGTTTCGTTGAAGAAGATTCTGAAGTAGCTTGCGATTCCTTCACTGGTTGCAGTTCGGAAACGGGAACAATCGCAGAAATACCTAGGTCGATTTTAAGATATTTCTTTTTAATAATTTTGAAATCAATTTTTGCACCTAATAGGCGAACTATTTCCAATATGATTGCCCATTTTACTTTTATAGGTGTTAAAGTATTATAATTTTCAACTAAATCGCTAAATAATCTTTGTGAGACTTTGGGATTGCTATGGAATAATAAAAATCGGAAGTGAACATTTCCCCTTAAATCTTGTGTGATGATTAGATCATTGTGGTTAAACTCTTTGAATGGAGGAAAATCAACTAGTCTTACAACTACGGAGTTAATTAAATCCAAACTATTATGGATTTCCGTCTCAGGATTAACCTTGATCGAGTAGGTTATATCATCTTCTGGTATGACTTCATTAATAAAGGATATGAAGTTTACTTGTTCCTTAAACGGAACTTCTTTCAAGACTTCCAATCTCGAAAGTTCAATAATATCATCCATTACATTGTCTATGGATGATTGGACTTCAATCACTTCTTTTACTAAGTTTTTGTCCTTTGCTTTTTGGGTAGATTCGCGGTAAGATATAAGTTTGTCTTTCATAGATTTCAGAGGGCCTGAAATCATCGCATCCATGTAATAAAAAATCTTTTCACGTAATGAGTCCGCCTCTTTT
Above is a window of Leptospira wolbachii serovar Codice str. CDC DNA encoding:
- a CDS encoding CbbQ/NirQ/NorQ/GpvN family protein is translated as MLTKKAPYYEPIGKEIEIFQMAAENSLPLLLKGPTGSGKSRFLEYMAHLMGRRLITILCNDETSSVDLVGRFLVKGADTVWMDGPLTTGVKEGAIVYLDEVAEARPDTLVTIHSLTDHRRTLFLERKNEEIVAHPDFLLVASYNPGYQRGFKELKPSTKQRFLGMDFPYPKPSVEEKIIVGETGISDPIAKKLVQFAGLVRNKQELGLAETVSTRLLVSCAKLMTKGLPSRLAGRTAIILPLSDDIDTVAALQDSFDLIF
- a CDS encoding nitric oxide reductase activation protein NorD, whose translation is MEWDQFVFYQGHKLWKKIRKKLTPPSPYYGYDLKSEEVRIIRYLQTLKKEPVTLILGGESISLGQNFLKFPEVVHWFVSESISKKFVRILLAYLSFLFDLQQDLKTKNAVPSRTPKNFFNQFRKFLKKFPGITLDWKEIRKERLEIRKKDQTQYTKIKSILVTAQTSVTDTKQIFPAGKDFVSQSNKQKIQSKESKQKLDPNEAELLEVDEKKIEEYTLGHNFEKIETVEEFDGQWRDIDGEEDMDEEEALQELNLKHIIRTEDPVHTTRTSESGSGTLLEIEDVRDEGKSFTYSEWDYKLKNYKPNYCSVVEEFPKQTDVGYTKQVLEKQHSYLIQLKKKMMALLNQTRIKKRLVAGADIDLDALVDRYADIKAKISPSESIYMNPIRDVSDMVLYFLVDLSLSTDSWIQEKRVLDVERESLLLFSECLEDLKIPFGIAGFYSRTRNYNQFIHVKKLSEPWMVARDRLGPLSPVGYTRVGPSLRHASSILKETSYKQKWIILITDARPNDYDQYEGKYGIEDVNKAVGECLFNGIQVYTLAIGTEEKPTIPAMMRNASYQMLFHPERLLDSLQEFFRRAIRV
- a CDS encoding NnrS family protein, encoding MKDSFFQQSLWNTAFRPFFWFGSIYGVFVIGLWLLVLSNTISNPIEINSIHWHSYEMVFGFSKAIVLGFLFTAVQNWTNSTILKGKNLFFLLLFWALGRFSMYPLGFPAYLSFGLDISSDLMVIYLLIPKLMVPTQKHNRPIVFHYALFTIFHLLSGLSARSVLQPERTLLFVHLSIFVILFLILIIGGRVVPFFSGVVIPGYSFKRIPKLESAILYLPFVFYFFKLIQGFLAPNVFTNIDITNFNLVIGILIASFLISFSLFVTNSIRFLSWKPWKSYKKPILWILYMGYFWVCLGFLFYSLAELGYFPISSAIHSLTVGGIGVFIYGMITRVSLGHTGRSIVASRLTVFAYFIFNFAVMVRVFFPLMGEYKYAYHLSGTIWILTFLIFLLQYTKILFSPRPDGKPS
- a CDS encoding Crp/Fnr family transcriptional regulator encodes the protein MIIKYLTQPNPESLMKAFEGCQELSFSKDEFLFHGGDKVAYMDLLVTGDLQVFKYDGNMNEVTLTFFRPVSIIAEWAVIQGIPYPASGRFTKNSTILRMPLTEVQTRIHKNIELNHILMHSLMNKIETLNLAINRGLTMDAMQRVAHFLFYGTPDSLALKQTQMASLLYLRPETFSRILKQLKDQGLIDTQKGEISILDKEGLLKILA